A portion of the Spirochaetota bacterium genome contains these proteins:
- a CDS encoding polyprenyl synthetase family protein, with product MTDFKSYYSLKQRSVEAHLSRLFTDAPPHLAPFYRMMRYPIDAGGKRLRPVLVLMVNDTFGGADASVLDTACALELIHTYSLVHDDLPAMDDDELRRGKPTVHIRYGEGNAILVGDALLTYAFSLAARSPLSDSAVRAVTGELADAAGCSGMVGGQFLDLCNEGSAIAFELLTSIHALKTGALIRAAVRIGAVAGGADDDTLTALTRYGEAIGLAFQIQDDILDVTSDTASLGKPVGSDEKNDKSTYVKFFGLDGAQKKAAAAVDAALEAIASCKGAEQLTGLARYIIERRS from the coding sequence ATGACGGATTTTAAGTCCTATTATTCGCTGAAACAGAGATCCGTCGAAGCGCATCTGTCGAGGCTTTTTACCGATGCACCGCCTCATCTCGCGCCGTTCTACAGAATGATGCGCTATCCTATCGATGCCGGCGGCAAGCGCCTGCGCCCCGTGCTCGTGCTCATGGTGAACGATACGTTCGGCGGTGCGGATGCATCCGTGCTCGACACGGCATGCGCGCTTGAGCTCATCCATACCTACTCACTCGTACATGACGATCTCCCTGCCATGGACGATGATGAACTTCGCCGCGGCAAGCCCACGGTGCATATCCGCTACGGCGAGGGGAACGCCATACTCGTGGGCGATGCGCTTCTCACGTACGCCTTTTCGCTCGCAGCACGATCGCCGCTTTCGGACAGCGCGGTGCGTGCGGTGACAGGCGAATTGGCAGATGCCGCGGGATGCAGCGGTATGGTGGGCGGGCAATTCCTTGACCTGTGCAACGAGGGGAGCGCGATCGCGTTCGAACTGCTCACATCGATACATGCGCTCAAAACGGGGGCGCTCATACGCGCCGCGGTACGCATCGGGGCCGTTGCGGGGGGTGCGGATGACGACACGCTCACAGCGCTCACCCGTTACGGCGAAGCGATAGGCCTCGCCTTCCAGATCCAGGACGACATACTCGATGTAACGAGCGACACTGCGTCCCTTGGAAAGCCCGTCGGGAGCGATGAGAAGAACGATAAATCGACGTATGTGAAATTCTTTGGGCTGGACGGCGCGCAGAAGAAAGCGGCCGCCGCGGTGGACGCAGCCCTCGAAGCGATAGCCTCGTGCAAAGGCGCCGAACAGCTGACCGGCCTTGCGCGGTATATCATCGAACGCAGATCTTGA
- a CDS encoding sialate O-acetylesterase: protein MISRHMLPVILSLLVASSAFPAVSLPSIFGNNMVFQREKPVRVFGFAAPGESVSVTIGKETVSVTAADDGSFTAVLKPRPAGGPFTVTVKGSNTITLTNVLFGEVWIGSGQSNMEWPVIRTIDFSNEISNANFPALRLFTVKKKVLMSPTNDADVIGWASCSPSNVGGFSATLFYFGRELHERLKVPVGLVHTSWGGTPAESWTSMEGFDDDPELAIFRTRFVQMTNALTKKDNKQEMIVYQKKLAAWEDSQRLKDPGNKGFGRGYARADLDDASWQTMMLPQAWENAGLAIDGALWFRKTIDIPASWNNKDLVLAIGAVDDFDVTYFNNFEVGATGTNVTNWWAYPRRYSVPATQVKQGKAIIAVRAFDNYGGGGLVGPAGEMKIFPKDAPKDAIALTGTWRYFIEMQAKPREPRGQRPVGPADISRPQNIPSSLFNAMIAPLTNFVIRGAVWYQGESNAGRAYQYRKLFAAMIKDWRKRWGIGDFPFYFVQLANYMAKTPAPGECAWAELREAQTMTLSLPATAMAVIIDVGEASNIHPWNKQAVGRRLAYPALKNIYGMRVSSSGPLYRSMSVEGSAIRINFDYVSGGLSVYGTNDLYGFSIAGDDKKFHWATAVIESNTVVVKSPRVPNPVAVRYGWANNPDVSLYNTAYLPASPFRTDSWPGLTINNK from the coding sequence ATGATATCCCGCCATATGCTCCCGGTCATCCTCTCTCTCCTAGTCGCTTCTTCCGCCTTCCCTGCCGTTTCACTCCCGTCGATATTCGGCAATAATATGGTCTTCCAGCGCGAAAAGCCCGTACGTGTTTTCGGCTTCGCCGCACCCGGCGAGAGCGTGAGCGTTACCATCGGCAAGGAGACCGTATCGGTGACAGCCGCGGACGACGGCAGCTTCACCGCCGTTCTCAAACCGCGTCCCGCCGGCGGACCGTTCACGGTGACGGTGAAAGGCTCGAATACCATTACGCTCACGAACGTGCTCTTCGGCGAGGTGTGGATCGGCTCCGGGCAGTCGAACATGGAATGGCCGGTGATACGCACCATCGATTTCTCCAATGAGATATCGAACGCCAACTTCCCGGCGCTCAGATTGTTCACCGTAAAAAAGAAAGTGCTCATGTCGCCCACCAACGATGCGGATGTCATCGGCTGGGCATCCTGCTCGCCGAGCAATGTCGGCGGTTTCTCGGCGACGCTCTTCTATTTCGGCCGTGAGCTCCATGAACGGCTCAAGGTGCCCGTAGGGCTCGTTCACACCTCATGGGGCGGCACGCCGGCAGAATCGTGGACGAGCATGGAAGGATTCGATGACGATCCGGAACTCGCGATATTCAGAACGCGTTTTGTCCAGATGACGAACGCGCTCACGAAGAAGGACAATAAACAGGAGATGATCGTCTATCAGAAGAAGCTCGCCGCCTGGGAGGATTCGCAGCGCCTGAAGGACCCGGGCAATAAAGGTTTCGGCAGGGGCTATGCCCGCGCAGACCTCGACGACGCATCGTGGCAGACCATGATGCTCCCGCAGGCCTGGGAAAACGCAGGGCTTGCCATCGACGGTGCGCTCTGGTTCAGAAAGACCATCGATATCCCCGCATCGTGGAACAATAAAGACCTCGTGCTTGCCATCGGCGCCGTTGATGATTTCGATGTGACCTATTTCAATAATTTCGAGGTGGGCGCCACCGGCACGAACGTGACGAACTGGTGGGCATACCCGCGACGCTACTCCGTTCCCGCAACGCAGGTGAAGCAGGGGAAGGCGATCATCGCCGTCCGCGCATTCGATAATTACGGCGGCGGCGGATTGGTAGGCCCGGCGGGCGAGATGAAGATATTCCCGAAAGATGCACCGAAGGATGCGATAGCGCTTACCGGCACCTGGAGATACTTCATCGAAATGCAGGCAAAGCCCCGTGAGCCGCGCGGGCAGCGGCCGGTCGGTCCCGCGGACATATCACGTCCGCAGAACATCCCTTCGTCGCTCTTCAATGCGATGATAGCACCGCTCACCAATTTCGTCATACGCGGCGCCGTGTGGTATCAGGGCGAATCGAATGCCGGGCGCGCGTATCAATACCGCAAGCTCTTCGCCGCGATGATAAAGGACTGGCGTAAGCGCTGGGGCATCGGCGATTTCCCGTTCTATTTCGTGCAGCTCGCGAACTATATGGCGAAGACACCGGCACCGGGGGAATGCGCATGGGCGGAGCTCCGTGAAGCGCAGACGATGACGCTCTCGCTCCCGGCGACCGCCATGGCCGTCATCATCGATGTCGGCGAAGCGTCGAACATACATCCCTGGAACAAACAGGCGGTGGGCAGACGTCTCGCGTATCCCGCGCTTAAGAATATCTACGGTATGCGTGTATCGAGCTCGGGGCCCCTCTATCGCTCCATGTCCGTCGAGGGTTCCGCGATACGCATCAATTTTGACTATGTATCCGGCGGTCTTTCCGTATACGGCACGAACGATCTCTACGGGTTCAGCATCGCCGGTGATGATAAGAAATTCCACTGGGCGACAGCCGTCATCGAATCGAATACCGTGGTCGTAAAGAGCCCGCGCGTGCCGAACCCGGTGGCAGTGCGCTACGGCTGGGCGAACAATCCCGATGTGTCGCTGTACAACACGGCGTATCTCCCCGCCTCACCGTTCCGCACCGATTCCTGGCCGGGGCTGACGATAAACAATAAATGA
- a CDS encoding uroporphyrinogen decarboxylase family protein — protein sequence MWFSAAINDSLCIQSVKFNFMPSWWYRNYGIEYGEKMIKDPDYRIAMHQEMRRLLHKRFSTIHIGEESPQPYPVLPDWQNAITSALVGAKVEYPIDNCPQGHHLPEEETAALRVPDDLWSVYPYNELARQIHYMNRRFNTDIIPAVPIRGVLNEAVILRGDALFVDMFESPEKARAVLDFSSNLILKQLALNAAGCMIFNCTIPLVGPQTYAEWLLPMDREIADVCTAQHWDFSIHHCGRLDDYIGLYRQLSPKIKTLDIGHDSNTRKAMAGFPEADISQIIDAKIMNNGSPAQVGEKIYALLDTTKGQWHRLSLNITDIDYGAPDENLFAVYHHLKRAEW from the coding sequence ATGTGGTTCAGTGCGGCAATTAACGATTCACTCTGCATACAGAGCGTTAAATTCAATTTCATGCCATCGTGGTGGTATCGCAACTATGGCATCGAATATGGCGAGAAAATGATCAAGGATCCGGACTACAGGATAGCCATGCACCAGGAGATGCGACGCTTATTACACAAGCGTTTCAGCACCATCCATATTGGAGAAGAATCCCCCCAGCCGTATCCTGTTTTGCCGGATTGGCAAAATGCCATTACCTCCGCATTAGTCGGCGCTAAGGTGGAATACCCCATCGATAATTGTCCGCAAGGACATCACCTGCCGGAAGAAGAAACTGCAGCCCTGCGTGTGCCTGATGATCTGTGGTCGGTCTATCCATACAACGAACTGGCCCGACAGATCCACTACATGAATCGCCGTTTTAACACAGACATTATACCAGCCGTGCCGATCCGCGGCGTTTTAAATGAAGCGGTCATTTTGCGGGGAGATGCCCTCTTCGTCGATATGTTCGAATCGCCGGAGAAAGCCCGGGCAGTTCTGGATTTCAGTTCCAACCTGATTTTAAAGCAGCTGGCATTGAATGCTGCAGGATGCATGATTTTCAATTGCACCATTCCCCTCGTGGGCCCCCAAACCTATGCGGAATGGCTGTTGCCGATGGATCGCGAGATCGCCGACGTATGCACAGCACAGCATTGGGATTTTTCGATCCATCATTGCGGAAGGCTCGATGACTACATCGGTCTGTATCGGCAGCTTTCGCCAAAGATTAAGACGCTCGATATCGGGCATGATTCCAATACGCGAAAGGCGATGGCTGGATTTCCCGAGGCAGATATTTCTCAGATCATTGACGCTAAAATCATGAATAACGGTTCTCCGGCACAAGTCGGTGAGAAGATTTACGCGTTGCTTGATACAACGAAGGGTCAATGGCATCGGCTTTCCCTCAACATCACTGATATCGATTACGGCGCTCCTGATGAGAACCTATTCGCCGTTTACCACCATCTGAAACGAGCAGAATGGTGA